Proteins encoded by one window of uncultured Bacteroides sp.:
- a CDS encoding DUF4998 domain-containing protein: MMMKKILVYMMMLATLGSGLSGCQSIEETYDKYIGDGPIQYLNKIYDLKATPGWESVLLSWNLKLDPGRTGILVEWKNETNTFAKIIDKDSESFLAEGLTDNYDYEFNVWAITEKDGKVVKKSLGDPVYARSFNYESDELALFTHMVTKQIRVGDKKLFVAFDSWPDNLVSFKIGYFEKGSNQESFYQANPEDRISNWPKGQPCAVIGENIDFSKPVNVYRRGKIKSFGNIELNLKPLPLYFDIPVLNSDFANELRPQFGLNGDIKFSDLNNISSLDINFNQTSLDDILYFPNLKTLNLGKDRYIMPGTEAVAKSILPSDAKRQISLAALQLAHDVLGVQINQYSKNYFDVVPTWFSGKNLVPQLPSLHLLDTTGWTIKETPQDAMGYDTGLSNLFVDDNTKSWLPTASAQLREHVFEIDMKQVQNILGFKVVQANINDASLQLPSIISIEVTTASGAWVSATFSKNTMIGNGKGETTLVYLNKDKSTIQAQKIRVVLSDFFYKKGYDANWNYVDSYRTALSKFKVFSE; the protein is encoded by the coding sequence ATGATGATGAAGAAAATTCTTGTATATATGATGATGCTTGCTACTCTTGGTAGCGGATTGTCAGGGTGCCAAAGCATCGAAGAAACTTACGATAAATATATCGGTGACGGCCCAATTCAGTATCTGAATAAGATATATGATTTGAAGGCTACTCCGGGATGGGAATCTGTGTTGTTGAGTTGGAACCTGAAATTGGATCCGGGAAGAACCGGAATTCTTGTAGAATGGAAAAATGAAACGAACACCTTCGCTAAGATAATAGACAAGGATAGCGAGAGCTTTTTGGCTGAAGGATTGACGGATAACTACGATTACGAATTCAACGTGTGGGCTATAACAGAGAAGGATGGTAAAGTTGTGAAAAAATCCTTGGGAGATCCTGTATATGCCCGATCTTTCAACTATGAAAGTGACGAACTTGCCTTATTTACTCACATGGTTACCAAACAAATTAGGGTGGGCGACAAGAAACTCTTTGTTGCCTTTGATTCCTGGCCTGATAATTTGGTGTCATTCAAAATAGGGTATTTTGAGAAAGGAAGTAATCAGGAGAGTTTTTATCAGGCAAATCCTGAAGATCGTATAAGCAACTGGCCGAAGGGTCAACCTTGCGCTGTTATAGGAGAAAACATAGACTTCAGCAAACCGGTTAATGTTTATCGTAGGGGAAAAATCAAATCGTTTGGTAACATAGAATTAAATTTGAAGCCGCTGCCATTGTATTTCGATATTCCTGTGTTGAACAGTGATTTTGCAAATGAATTGCGCCCACAGTTTGGCTTAAATGGGGATATTAAATTTAGCGATCTTAATAATATTTCTTCGCTGGATATTAATTTCAATCAGACTTCTTTGGACGATATTCTCTATTTCCCTAATTTGAAAACACTTAATTTGGGTAAAGACAGATACATAATGCCGGGAACTGAGGCTGTTGCAAAATCTATTTTGCCGTCGGATGCAAAAAGACAGATCAGCTTGGCTGCCTTACAGTTGGCGCATGATGTTTTGGGTGTGCAGATTAACCAATATAGCAAGAACTATTTCGACGTAGTGCCCACTTGGTTTTCCGGCAAGAATCTTGTTCCGCAATTACCAAGCTTGCACTTGCTTGACACCACGGGCTGGACTATTAAGGAAACTCCGCAGGATGCGATGGGATATGATACGGGCTTAAGTAATTTGTTTGTTGACGATAATACCAAATCTTGGTTACCTACTGCTTCCGCACAGTTGCGTGAACATGTCTTTGAAATTGACATGAAACAGGTGCAGAATATACTTGGATTCAAAGTTGTTCAGGCCAATATCAACGATGCTAGTCTTCAGTTGCCTTCGATAATTTCGATAGAAGTTACTACTGCCTCGGGTGCATGGGTTTCTGCTACCTTTAGCAAAAATACGATGATAGGAAATGGTAAAGGAGAGACTACCCTTGTATATCTGAATAAAGATAAATCGACCATTCAGGCTCAAAAGATAAGAGTGGTGCTTAGCGATTTCTTTTATAAAAAAGGGTATGATGCAAACTGGAATTATGTTGACTCTTACCGCACTGCGTTGTCAAAGTTCAAAGTGTTTTCTGAGTAA
- a CDS encoding DUF4959 domain-containing protein, which produces MKKLIFFLNLMAILCLWSCSDNEQLKFDTTISDNMFTFTAVEGGAKLTYKLSDPRISKVKITYKDEFGDLIYKVGDYSVNTILLNGFNNAKNSVPVRVSFLDSKDNESEVRDMSFSTLASNLYTFFDNVKVGSYWDGFQLTYELKGQVNGSATVYFVGENPNTHARDTLTLENFQLEAGKFTKAYSLDESQRQSNYTVVVTTEDSKQRIARKQTWAGIVGMERVQLPNANFELLDPFKLSREEAYNPNGGSYNPGAFGKQYLFDGDVKGTLGVLYYRPGYATPPFTFLTKENALHKDGNDKYFVLDIKKPAMLGEMRFYFRYGDGFAVNKDFDEAGGSGNGGYYTKLPCSVTIYAWVASESYNPNADQSTIPSVNWKQIGKVSQDPSSAKTERWYYNANLKSNPKTKADLDALKPLYLSVPFDFDENEYRYYKIEFDGTYNDLILPANNNGKDRVTCHEIEVYAKKQ; this is translated from the coding sequence ATGAAAAAGCTAATATTCTTTTTAAACCTGATGGCAATTCTTTGCTTATGGAGTTGCTCTGATAACGAACAATTGAAATTCGACACTACGATAAGTGACAATATGTTCACTTTTACAGCAGTTGAAGGTGGGGCAAAGCTGACCTATAAATTATCTGATCCACGCATCAGTAAGGTCAAAATTACATATAAGGATGAATTTGGTGATCTTATTTATAAAGTAGGTGATTATTCAGTAAATACGATTTTACTAAACGGATTCAATAATGCAAAGAACTCTGTGCCGGTAAGGGTTTCGTTTTTAGACAGTAAAGATAATGAGTCGGAAGTTAGGGATATGAGTTTTAGTACGCTGGCGTCTAATCTCTATACTTTCTTTGACAATGTGAAAGTTGGTTCTTATTGGGATGGTTTTCAGTTGACTTATGAACTGAAGGGACAAGTAAATGGTTCGGCTACTGTTTATTTTGTTGGTGAAAACCCTAATACCCATGCACGCGATACGTTGACATTGGAGAACTTCCAGCTTGAAGCCGGAAAATTTACCAAGGCTTATTCTTTAGATGAATCTCAGCGCCAGTCTAACTATACAGTAGTGGTTACTACAGAAGACTCAAAACAACGCATTGCCCGTAAGCAGACTTGGGCCGGTATTGTAGGTATGGAAAGAGTACAATTGCCAAATGCAAATTTCGAGTTGCTGGATCCTTTTAAATTGTCGAGAGAAGAAGCTTATAATCCGAACGGTGGGAGCTATAATCCCGGAGCATTTGGTAAGCAATATCTGTTTGATGGAGATGTAAAAGGTACTCTTGGCGTGCTATATTATCGCCCGGGATACGCTACTCCTCCTTTCACTTTCCTTACGAAAGAGAATGCGCTACATAAAGACGGTAATGACAAGTACTTTGTATTGGATATAAAGAAACCTGCCATGTTGGGTGAAATGCGTTTCTATTTCCGCTATGGGGATGGATTTGCTGTGAATAAAGATTTTGATGAGGCAGGTGGATCCGGAAACGGAGGATATTACACAAAGCTACCTTGCAGTGTGACCATCTATGCATGGGTAGCCAGTGAATCTTACAATCCAAACGCTGATCAGTCTACCATACCTTCTGTAAATTGGAAACAGATAGGAAAAGTATCGCAAGACCCTAGTTCTGCAAAAACTGAACGTTGGTATTATAATGCTAATCTGAAATCTAATCCTAAAACGAAGGCGGATTTGGATGCTTTGAAGCCGCTCTACTTATCTGTGCCATTTGACTTTGATGAGAATGAATACAGATATTATAAAATAGAGTTTGATGGAACTTATAACGACCTTATTCTTCCTGCTAACAATAATGGAAAGGATAGAGTGACTTGTCACGAAATAGAAGTTTATGCTAAAAAACAATGA